In one Candidatus Nitronereus thalassa genomic region, the following are encoded:
- a CDS encoding alpha/beta hydrolase — protein MSKFLFFLLGFILFLPLLNLLLGLHPLTFKTDVDPSHFGLAYEPVEFTTADHLVIRGWFIPASPSAPTPTQKSLKTIPTIVVGHGYPFDKANILRHVLFLHQRFHLLLMDFRYFGESEGWITTVGIREPLDVKAALDYLNQRGDIDTTRIGAMGFSMSAAIFVLTQDPRIRAIVADSPYASLAKIVEHQYFFVPRPLNNFMVNLTGLYARMLFGLEMDHASPEKTVHTLETPLLLIHGEDDSQIQTDHSQAIFTNANQTHTTLWLIPGADHGQAHAIAGFHYELRVLDFFTAHLN, from the coding sequence ATGTCCAAATTTTTGTTCTTCTTGCTCGGATTCATCTTGTTTCTTCCTTTGCTCAACCTTCTGTTGGGTCTCCATCCGTTGACGTTTAAGACCGATGTAGATCCGAGTCATTTTGGGCTGGCCTATGAACCTGTCGAATTTACCACGGCGGATCATTTGGTCATCCGTGGTTGGTTTATTCCAGCATCCCCTTCAGCCCCCACACCCACTCAAAAATCCCTAAAAACTATTCCTACCATAGTTGTGGGACATGGCTACCCATTCGACAAAGCCAATATTCTGAGACACGTCCTCTTTTTACACCAAAGGTTTCATTTGCTCTTGATGGATTTTCGATATTTCGGGGAAAGCGAAGGCTGGATCACTACGGTAGGCATTCGAGAACCACTCGACGTGAAAGCCGCTCTGGACTATCTAAATCAACGCGGCGATATCGATACGACCCGAATCGGGGCCATGGGCTTTTCAATGAGTGCGGCAATTTTTGTGTTAACTCAAGATCCACGCATTCGAGCCATTGTTGCGGACAGTCCCTACGCCTCGCTCGCCAAAATCGTAGAGCACCAGTATTTCTTCGTGCCCCGCCCCTTAAATAATTTCATGGTCAACCTCACCGGTCTGTACGCCCGAATGCTCTTCGGATTGGAAATGGATCACGCATCACCTGAAAAAACTGTGCACACCCTCGAGACCCCTCTCTTACTCATTCATGGAGAAGACGACTCCCAAATCCAAACCGATCATTCCCAGGCAATTTTCACTAACGCGAATCAAACTCACACGACCCTTTGGCTCATTCCAGGAGCAGACCATGGACAGGCACATGCAATAGCAGGATTTCACTACGAACTCCGAGTCTTGGACTTCTTTACCGCCCACCTGAACTAA
- a CDS encoding cobalamin-binding protein, translating to MPRVVSLIPSATELVCALGAQDDLVGRSHECDFPPNVNHLPICTSPKFDPQGSSQEIDTRVKNLLREAVSVYRIEAQQLRDLRPDCILTQAQCEVCAVSLAEVEELVEGWGGTRPSIVSLSPNQLSDVWNDIRRVAQALRRSQVGEELIVQYQQRVKSISSQTERITTRPTVICIEWLNPLMASANWMPELINYAGGQNVFGQAGEHAPWITWESVQQEDPDILLLLPCGFSIARTRKEIHLLTDRPGWKDLKAVQQKKVFLTDGNQYFNRPGPRLVDSIEVLAEIFHPNMFTFGYEGRGWERL from the coding sequence ATGCCACGTGTGGTGTCATTAATCCCAAGTGCCACTGAGCTTGTCTGTGCCCTAGGCGCTCAAGATGATTTGGTGGGCCGCTCGCATGAATGCGATTTCCCTCCGAATGTAAACCATCTTCCGATATGTACTTCACCCAAATTCGATCCTCAAGGCAGCAGCCAAGAAATTGATACTCGGGTAAAAAATCTCCTGCGTGAGGCGGTGTCGGTATATCGTATTGAGGCCCAGCAACTTCGGGACTTACGACCTGATTGTATTCTCACACAGGCACAGTGTGAAGTTTGTGCGGTCAGTTTGGCGGAAGTGGAGGAATTAGTCGAAGGGTGGGGTGGGACTCGACCCTCCATCGTGTCGCTTTCGCCGAATCAATTGTCCGATGTATGGAATGATATTCGGCGAGTGGCGCAGGCTCTGAGGCGGTCCCAAGTCGGTGAAGAACTGATTGTTCAATATCAACAGCGCGTGAAGTCGATCAGTTCACAAACGGAACGGATCACCACTCGACCGACAGTCATATGTATTGAATGGCTAAACCCTTTAATGGCATCGGCCAATTGGATGCCCGAACTGATTAACTACGCTGGCGGACAGAACGTATTTGGGCAGGCAGGAGAACATGCACCGTGGATTACGTGGGAATCGGTTCAACAGGAAGATCCCGATATTCTATTATTGCTCCCTTGCGGATTTTCCATTGCACGGACGCGCAAAGAAATTCATTTGTTGACTGATCGTCCGGGGTGGAAGGACCTCAAGGCAGTACAACAAAAAAAAGTGTTTCTCACGGATGGAAATCAATATTTTAATCGTCCAGGACCTCGGCTGGTCGACTCAATCGAAGTTTTGGCAGAAATCTTTCATCCAAATATGTTTACCTTTGGATATGAAGGGCGAGGTTGGGAGCGGTTGTAG
- a CDS encoding acyloxyacyl hydrolase, whose product MNIFWHRWLGILLLLGILSSIPAHSLAAVEAQNVIKFGTIELGIQSGYWQAFTGLGNAVSSNRSAVFVLPQIGVVVTDKIEAGYFSGAIEVLAEPVGAHFFEPFSASLAGFSIVGRYNFLAFGRLMPYWDFGMGVSWTDLAPRIPEQSTPFEFLLETGPGLQYFLTQNFALTGALRLHHISNANIGSRNTGINAVLGLLGVSYYFD is encoded by the coding sequence ATGAATATTTTTTGGCATCGTTGGCTAGGCATTCTTTTGTTATTGGGAATTCTGAGTAGCATCCCGGCTCATTCTTTGGCAGCGGTGGAAGCGCAGAATGTCATTAAATTTGGGACCATTGAATTGGGTATCCAGTCTGGATATTGGCAAGCGTTCACGGGATTGGGGAATGCCGTGTCCTCTAACCGAAGTGCGGTGTTTGTCCTTCCACAGATCGGGGTTGTTGTCACGGACAAAATTGAAGCGGGCTATTTCAGTGGGGCCATCGAGGTTCTCGCCGAACCAGTTGGGGCCCATTTCTTTGAACCCTTTAGTGCCTCGTTGGCAGGATTTTCTATCGTGGGACGATATAACTTTTTGGCTTTTGGTCGTTTGATGCCCTATTGGGATTTTGGCATGGGTGTTTCTTGGACGGATTTAGCCCCACGAATTCCTGAGCAAAGCACGCCCTTTGAATTTTTGCTTGAAACGGGTCCAGGGCTTCAATATTTCTTGACTCAAAACTTTGCGCTCACCGGCGCTCTTCGATTGCATCATATCTCCAATGCCAATATTGGCTCGAGAAACACTGGGATCAATGCCGTGCTCGGGCTCCTTGGTGTGTCTTACTATTTTGATTAG
- a CDS encoding sodium-dependent transporter, which translates to MSNDQQSIHGQWSSRWTFIMAATGAAVGLGNIWKFPYLTGIHGGSAFVLVYILCVAALGIPMMMAEVMIGRRGRQTPINTMRALAQENNASQSWQLIGWSGTLAGMLILSYYSVIGGWTIGYIIHSATGSFSGLNGEGASALFQEFVGSPLIQVGWHTLFMIITMYIVGRGVQSGLEKAVTYLMPALFVLLLTLVGYAMTTGYFMKGLAFLFTPDFSHFSGTSMLTAMGQAFFSLSLGMGTIMIYGSYVPKGTSIASTSVAIALADSMVALLAGMAIFPIVFANTLEPGAGPSLIFETIPVAFGHMAAGMLFGTLFFVLLLVAAWTSSISLIEPAVTMMIENFNMTRKQAALWTGLATWLLGLGTAFSFNLWTNVKVFGMTFFDLLDFLTSNLMLPIGGIGIAIFAGWLMTKDTSHAELNMNTEAGYSLWQILIRFIAPIAVSIVLIHAIGVF; encoded by the coding sequence ATTAGCAACGATCAACAATCCATCCATGGTCAATGGTCCTCACGTTGGACTTTTATCATGGCCGCAACTGGCGCAGCCGTAGGGCTGGGAAACATCTGGAAATTTCCATACCTCACAGGAATTCATGGTGGCAGCGCTTTTGTGTTGGTCTATATCCTCTGCGTAGCCGCGTTAGGCATTCCCATGATGATGGCGGAAGTCATGATAGGAAGGCGGGGACGCCAAACACCGATCAACACCATGCGTGCGCTGGCTCAGGAAAACAACGCCAGCCAAAGCTGGCAACTCATCGGATGGAGCGGAACCCTTGCCGGCATGCTCATCCTTTCCTATTACAGCGTAATCGGAGGATGGACGATTGGGTATATCATCCATTCCGCTACGGGGAGTTTCTCCGGCCTGAACGGAGAGGGGGCATCGGCTCTTTTCCAAGAATTTGTCGGAAGTCCATTGATTCAAGTGGGCTGGCATACGCTATTCATGATCATCACCATGTATATTGTTGGCCGAGGGGTTCAAAGCGGACTAGAAAAAGCCGTGACCTACCTCATGCCCGCGCTTTTTGTGCTACTGCTCACTCTCGTGGGATACGCCATGACAACCGGATATTTCATGAAAGGGTTGGCCTTTTTATTTACTCCAGACTTCAGCCATTTCTCAGGAACAAGTATGCTTACCGCTATGGGGCAAGCATTTTTCAGCCTGAGCCTGGGCATGGGAACCATCATGATTTACGGCTCATATGTGCCCAAGGGCACATCCATCGCAAGTACCTCCGTGGCCATTGCTCTTGCCGATTCCATGGTCGCCCTTCTTGCGGGCATGGCGATTTTTCCCATCGTATTTGCAAATACGCTCGAACCCGGAGCCGGGCCCAGCCTTATTTTTGAGACCATCCCTGTGGCTTTCGGGCACATGGCCGCGGGCATGTTGTTTGGTACATTGTTTTTTGTGCTGCTTCTGGTCGCTGCTTGGACGTCTTCGATTTCACTCATTGAACCTGCTGTTACCATGATGATCGAAAATTTCAACATGACTCGGAAACAAGCCGCGCTGTGGACCGGATTGGCTACCTGGCTTCTGGGACTGGGCACGGCCTTTTCCTTTAATCTCTGGACCAACGTCAAAGTCTTTGGAATGACCTTTTTCGATCTCCTCGACTTCCTAACGTCTAACCTCATGCTCCCCATAGGTGGGATTGGCATTGCGATCTTTGCTGGCTGGCTCATGACTAAGGACACCAGTCATGCCGAACTGAATATGAACACTGAGGCTGGCTATTCCCTTTGGCAGATCCTCATTCGCTTCATCGCCCCCATTGCGGTCTCCATCGTACTAATTCATGCCATTGGCGTGTTTTAA
- a CDS encoding FAD-dependent thymidylate synthase translates to MSDKEKATRRIVVLAPMPPEKSAYALARYSRSPDSIEESLQWVHGHSSEKFWEQFYFAYGHGSIADLGHVTISLENISELAAIRVEDEPLWDGQAKSSRYQNFAVSGCYMPSNIEGTETEALYRGVLGSLFNLYQTFHNPLQQFLREQSPKPDAMKQSDYDRTIAARTFDVTRYLLPLAAKTNVGQVVSIRTLEKQITRLLSAQLPELKAIGEELKDACAKRPSDVWPTLCGSDGSGLEPLAPTLARHANANAYQAEVYRDLQRYAKKVLRKAGLDTPTAWAHRNDPVDLIEPHPLQDELVATLLYRASHAPYRSILEVVQGMSIEEKEETIQVAYRHRGPYDELIKEFRCGYPLIFDVLMDIGGWRDMHRHRRCQQVQQNFTTMHGYDMPKPLVEAGLDRDYQLAMDAVKQDLERMRGLDQESAIYAIPFGFKVRCLFKMDYAEAEYISQLRSGVKGHWSYRTIAWLMKKKMTEQYPYLGELIQATPPDVEDTLTR, encoded by the coding sequence ATGTCAGATAAGGAAAAAGCTACGCGTCGGATTGTCGTCCTGGCTCCGATGCCGCCGGAAAAATCGGCGTATGCCCTGGCGCGGTATAGCCGGTCTCCGGATTCCATTGAAGAGAGCTTACAGTGGGTCCACGGTCATTCGTCGGAAAAGTTTTGGGAACAATTTTATTTTGCCTATGGTCATGGCTCCATTGCCGATCTTGGGCATGTGACGATCTCCTTGGAAAATATTTCCGAATTAGCTGCGATTCGTGTGGAAGACGAACCGTTGTGGGATGGGCAGGCCAAGTCGAGTCGCTACCAAAATTTTGCGGTATCCGGGTGTTACATGCCCTCGAATATCGAAGGCACGGAAACCGAGGCGCTGTATCGTGGCGTGTTGGGCAGCCTTTTTAATCTGTACCAGACCTTTCACAACCCCTTACAGCAGTTTCTTCGCGAACAATCCCCCAAGCCCGATGCGATGAAGCAAAGTGATTATGACCGAACCATTGCTGCGCGTACTTTTGATGTCACGCGGTACCTGTTGCCGCTGGCTGCGAAAACGAATGTGGGTCAGGTGGTGAGTATTCGTACATTGGAAAAACAAATTACCCGCCTGCTTTCAGCGCAGTTGCCGGAATTAAAAGCTATTGGGGAAGAATTAAAAGATGCCTGTGCGAAGCGGCCCTCGGATGTTTGGCCCACGCTTTGCGGAAGTGATGGTTCTGGACTCGAACCCCTCGCTCCTACCTTAGCACGTCATGCGAATGCCAATGCGTATCAAGCGGAGGTATATCGAGATCTCCAACGCTATGCCAAGAAGGTGTTGAGAAAAGCGGGCCTTGATACCCCAACAGCCTGGGCTCATCGAAATGACCCTGTGGATTTAATTGAACCCCATCCTTTGCAAGATGAATTAGTTGCGACCCTGCTGTATCGGGCAAGTCATGCGCCGTATCGCAGTATCTTGGAGGTGGTGCAAGGCATGTCGATTGAGGAAAAAGAAGAGACCATTCAAGTCGCCTATCGACACCGAGGTCCCTATGATGAACTGATTAAGGAATTTCGATGTGGGTATCCCTTAATTTTTGATGTGCTGATGGATATAGGCGGGTGGCGCGATATGCACCGCCATCGTCGTTGTCAGCAAGTGCAACAGAATTTCACAACCATGCATGGGTACGATATGCCCAAACCGTTGGTCGAAGCAGGATTGGACCGGGATTATCAATTGGCCATGGATGCGGTGAAGCAAGACTTGGAACGTATGCGCGGGCTGGATCAAGAGTCTGCGATTTATGCAATCCCCTTTGGTTTCAAAGTGCGCTGCTTGTTTAAAATGGATTACGCGGAAGCCGAGTACATTTCGCAACTGCGCTCTGGGGTCAAGGGCCATTGGTCGTATCGGACCATTGCTTGGCTGATGAAGAAAAAAATGACGGAGCAATATCCCTACCTAGGGGAGTTGATCCAAGCCACGCCTCCTGATGTCGAAGATACTCTCACACGATGA
- a CDS encoding tetratricopeptide repeat protein, whose product MSDGAKVEDAITQGNWEQAWDVATQWSQSESAGPPAFFVLNVLHLLRGEFALAWKMHAKSLHEEEDIQQVRAWVDGLLEKYPREGYVHLFLGLFLAQSGQSEKSLESYQEASRLRPESPFPYFFQAQIYQWMRKTDQVIKAYRQAVKLDPNYIAARLNLGVAYQEHGQLEMAIPQYREIIKLRPDETLGHSNLACALAEQGKIDAAIKEYKTALELNSEDAELHFALAGVYEQKGRMDMALREYQETLRINKEFAPAATAVGWILMEKGRVDEALDNFSTALKSNPDDAQATFGVGRVYDRKGKPDLAGDHFQRALQLEKDPTKKTAILNFIDKIVGGYHD is encoded by the coding sequence ATGTCTGACGGGGCGAAAGTTGAGGACGCCATTACCCAAGGTAATTGGGAGCAAGCCTGGGATGTGGCCACGCAATGGTCCCAATCCGAATCCGCTGGTCCTCCCGCATTTTTTGTGCTGAATGTGCTTCATCTCTTGAGGGGAGAGTTTGCCCTAGCGTGGAAAATGCACGCCAAATCGCTTCATGAGGAAGAGGATATTCAGCAAGTGCGGGCCTGGGTGGATGGTCTGCTTGAGAAATATCCACGCGAAGGCTATGTGCACTTATTTCTTGGATTGTTTCTCGCACAATCCGGGCAGTCGGAGAAGTCTTTGGAAAGTTATCAAGAGGCGTCCCGCCTGAGGCCAGAGTCCCCCTTTCCTTATTTTTTTCAAGCCCAAATTTATCAATGGATGCGAAAGACGGATCAAGTGATCAAGGCCTATCGTCAGGCCGTCAAACTAGATCCGAATTATATCGCTGCACGGTTAAATTTAGGAGTGGCCTATCAAGAGCATGGTCAATTGGAAATGGCCATTCCGCAATATAGGGAAATCATTAAACTTAGGCCGGACGAAACCTTGGGACATAGTAATCTGGCCTGTGCGTTGGCCGAACAAGGTAAAATTGATGCGGCGATAAAGGAATATAAAACGGCCCTGGAATTAAATTCGGAAGATGCCGAACTTCACTTTGCCTTAGCGGGAGTCTATGAACAAAAGGGGCGGATGGATATGGCCCTTCGGGAATATCAGGAGACACTACGGATCAACAAGGAGTTTGCCCCGGCTGCTACCGCCGTTGGGTGGATTCTCATGGAAAAAGGTAGAGTGGATGAAGCCTTGGATAATTTTAGTACTGCATTGAAGTCCAATCCCGATGATGCCCAAGCCACGTTCGGCGTGGGTCGCGTGTATGACAGAAAGGGTAAACCAGATCTGGCCGGCGACCATTTCCAGCGGGCGTTACAATTGGAAAAAGATCCCACCAAGAAAACAGCCATTTTGAATTTTATTGACAAGATTGTGGGCGGGTATCACGATTAA
- the serC gene encoding 3-phosphoserine/phosphohydroxythreonine transaminase: MGRKYNFSAGPAMLPEAVLQQAQEELSNWHGAGASIMEMSHRGKEFVSVHAEAENDVRELLSIPTNYKVLFLQGGATAQFATIPMNLLRGKSKADYVLTGSWGKKAISEAKKYCTVNLAASPDGDKFTSIPPNERWSLSQDAAYVHYTPNETIEGVEFHWIPKTGDVPLVADFSSTILSRPIDVSKFGLIYAGAQKNIGPAGLTLVIVRDDLIGNVLPITPSPFDYAKQAEADSMLNTPPTFGVYLAGLVFKWLKTQGGLSAMAKVNERKAQKLYAAIDNSSFYSNPVEKASRSWMNVTFILANAELDKEFLAGAEAAGLTTLQGHRSVGGMRASIYNAMPEAGVDALISYMADFEKRKA; the protein is encoded by the coding sequence ATGGGTAGAAAATATAATTTTAGTGCTGGACCGGCCATGTTACCGGAGGCGGTGTTACAGCAAGCTCAAGAGGAATTGTCGAATTGGCATGGTGCTGGGGCTTCCATTATGGAGATGAGCCATCGGGGTAAAGAATTCGTGTCAGTTCATGCCGAAGCGGAAAATGATGTCCGTGAGCTATTAAGTATTCCTACCAATTACAAGGTGCTTTTTTTACAGGGTGGGGCAACGGCGCAATTCGCGACTATTCCCATGAACCTGTTACGTGGGAAATCCAAGGCGGATTACGTATTAACGGGGTCTTGGGGGAAAAAAGCGATCAGCGAGGCGAAGAAATATTGTACGGTGAACCTTGCGGCTTCGCCTGATGGAGATAAATTTACTTCGATTCCGCCGAATGAACGTTGGTCCCTGAGTCAGGACGCGGCTTATGTCCATTACACGCCCAATGAAACGATTGAAGGCGTTGAATTTCACTGGATTCCCAAGACCGGCGATGTGCCACTGGTCGCGGATTTTTCTTCCACAATTTTGTCAAGACCGATTGATGTTAGCAAATTTGGCCTGATTTACGCTGGTGCGCAAAAAAATATTGGTCCAGCGGGGTTGACCCTAGTCATTGTGCGGGACGACCTCATTGGGAATGTGTTGCCGATTACCCCAAGTCCCTTTGATTATGCGAAGCAAGCCGAAGCGGATTCCATGTTAAACACCCCACCAACCTTTGGGGTGTATTTGGCAGGATTGGTGTTTAAGTGGCTCAAAACTCAAGGCGGGCTTTCAGCGATGGCCAAGGTCAATGAACGCAAGGCTCAGAAGCTCTATGCGGCAATCGATAATTCTAGTTTCTATAGCAATCCGGTGGAAAAGGCCTCACGCTCCTGGATGAACGTGACCTTTATCCTGGCGAATGCTGAATTGGATAAAGAGTTTCTGGCCGGTGCGGAGGCTGCTGGATTAACGACCCTCCAAGGACATCGGTCAGTGGGTGGCATGCGAGCCAGTATTTATAACGCCATGCCGGAAGCGGGAGTAGATGCCCTCATTAGCTATATGGCGGATTTTGAGAAACGGAAAGCCTAA
- the serA gene encoding phosphoglycerate dehydrogenase, with product MKILVSDSLSTRGVEVLQQAGYTADVKTKLSKEELLEEIKNYDGIIVRSATKVTAEVIEAGAQLKIIGRAGSGLDNVDKEAATRRGIVVMNTPGGNTITTAEHTIAMLVAMSRKIPQATASTKAGKWEKSKFMGTELYNKTLGLVGLGQIGTVVTKLAQGLSLNVIGYDPFLASERAKELGIELVELPELFRRSDIISVHTPLTNETRSIINAAAFQQMKDGVMIVNCARGGIVNEQDLFDALQSKKVASAAFDVFEEEPVKPDHPLLSLDNFICSPHIGASTEEAQENVAIAIAEQFVDYFKKGVARGAVNIASVPPEALPMLQPYLGLAERMGLFQAQLIDGAIEGITVEYCGEVSNLTVAPLTVAVLKGLLSPILETVVNTVNAPFIAKKRGIEVKEIKSSDAGEYTSLIRIHVEAGKQTHRLAGTLIHKKDPRIVESNAYPVEVIPEGYMLLIYNVDRPGVIGMVGQILGQFDVNIARMQCARAKKGENALLIIGMDGPPPPKVIETIKQEKDILSVRLVDLTQSP from the coding sequence ATGAAGATTCTGGTGAGTGATAGTTTATCGACACGTGGCGTAGAAGTTCTGCAACAGGCTGGGTATACCGCGGATGTTAAGACGAAATTGAGCAAAGAAGAATTGCTCGAGGAAATCAAAAACTATGATGGCATCATTGTACGGTCGGCAACCAAGGTAACCGCGGAGGTCATTGAGGCCGGGGCTCAACTGAAAATCATCGGACGTGCCGGATCGGGTTTGGATAATGTGGATAAAGAGGCTGCAACTCGTCGCGGCATTGTGGTGATGAATACCCCGGGTGGGAATACAATCACAACGGCTGAACATACGATTGCCATGCTGGTGGCCATGAGCAGAAAAATACCTCAAGCCACTGCCTCGACTAAAGCCGGCAAGTGGGAAAAAAGTAAATTCATGGGCACGGAACTCTATAACAAGACCCTTGGTCTTGTCGGTCTCGGACAAATTGGAACCGTGGTGACCAAGCTCGCGCAGGGGCTTTCTCTGAATGTCATTGGTTACGATCCTTTTCTGGCTTCTGAACGGGCGAAAGAACTCGGTATTGAACTGGTGGAATTGCCTGAATTATTTCGGCGGTCCGACATTATTTCCGTACATACGCCGCTCACCAATGAAACTCGGTCCATTATTAATGCCGCGGCCTTTCAGCAAATGAAAGATGGGGTCATGATCGTTAATTGCGCGCGTGGAGGAATTGTCAACGAGCAAGATTTGTTTGACGCGTTGCAAAGTAAAAAAGTGGCTTCGGCAGCGTTCGATGTGTTTGAAGAAGAGCCGGTGAAGCCGGATCATCCGTTACTCTCGCTGGATAATTTTATTTGCTCTCCCCACATCGGAGCCTCGACTGAAGAGGCCCAGGAAAATGTAGCTATCGCCATTGCCGAGCAATTCGTTGATTATTTCAAAAAAGGTGTGGCTCGCGGAGCTGTCAATATTGCTTCGGTTCCACCGGAAGCCCTGCCTATGCTGCAACCCTATCTGGGCCTAGCCGAGCGGATGGGATTATTTCAAGCACAACTTATTGATGGGGCAATTGAGGGAATAACCGTTGAATATTGTGGCGAAGTGTCCAATTTAACGGTGGCTCCTCTCACGGTGGCCGTGCTGAAGGGCTTGCTGTCGCCGATTTTGGAAACAGTGGTCAATACCGTCAATGCACCGTTCATTGCCAAAAAACGTGGCATCGAAGTGAAAGAAATTAAAAGTAGTGATGCTGGTGAATATACTAGCCTCATTCGAATTCATGTGGAGGCGGGAAAACAGACGCATCGTTTGGCGGGAACATTAATTCATAAAAAAGATCCTCGCATTGTGGAAAGCAATGCCTATCCTGTTGAAGTCATTCCCGAAGGCTATATGTTGCTGATTTATAATGTTGATCGTCCTGGAGTCATTGGGATGGTAGGCCAAATACTTGGCCAGTTTGACGTCAACATTGCGCGCATGCAATGTGCTCGGGCCAAAAAAGGTGAGAATGCTTTGTTGATCATTGGCATGGATGGTCCACCTCCACCCAAAGTCATCGAAACGATTAAGCAAGAAAAAGATATTTTGTCCGTGCGACTTGTTGATTTGACCCAGTCGCCGTAA
- the hisZ gene encoding ATP phosphoribosyltransferase regulatory subunit, with protein MASRQPQPVERRSFLLGNPTRSLIPMGMATLLPDAAQRVRHLEAMIFEGFGRWGYREIIPPTFEYLDVLSTGLPAETLEKCYKFADWTTGRILVLRPDVTAQIARIVAMGMAGQGLPLRLSYRTTVFRYEPEHAGREREVFQLGVELIGVDQASMDAEILTLLVESLKTLGVSDFKVSLGHVGFYQGLLAKSGMSPQGQKQAEIAAAHKDIPNLERILKWEKVPSTLSKAILEAPGRYGREEVLEWGRRVAGRDLRLVKPIERLTQVYRLLEGTGIQEHLLLDLGEFRGFDYYDGIVFDVFSGKVGCELGGGGRYNHLIGRFGRELPSTGFALDIDRVFHALDHVSSEQILSSSSVLLMSPHVRYGEAFKAAQYLRSKGLTVLQETLSSPASSQNRVARKRAMEASVGWLVLLGHPRTKSQAFVAIRMGAKGNPQRTLRLEELPGLIQKETHASD; from the coding sequence ATGGCTTCTCGTCAACCTCAACCCGTGGAACGCCGGTCCTTTCTGCTAGGCAATCCCACTCGCTCCCTTATTCCCATGGGCATGGCCACCTTGCTGCCGGATGCCGCACAGCGGGTTCGACATCTGGAAGCCATGATTTTTGAAGGCTTCGGTCGTTGGGGGTATCGCGAAATCATTCCCCCGACATTTGAATATCTTGACGTCCTCTCGACGGGCTTACCTGCCGAAACCCTTGAAAAATGTTATAAGTTTGCGGATTGGACCACGGGAAGGATTCTCGTGCTTCGTCCGGATGTGACGGCCCAAATTGCGAGAATCGTGGCTATGGGAATGGCAGGGCAAGGCCTTCCACTTCGCCTAAGTTACCGCACCACAGTATTTCGTTATGAACCCGAACATGCGGGACGAGAGCGAGAGGTGTTTCAGTTAGGCGTGGAGCTTATTGGGGTGGATCAGGCTTCGATGGATGCTGAAATCCTGACCCTTCTCGTGGAATCCTTGAAAACTTTAGGAGTCTCGGACTTCAAAGTCTCTCTCGGCCATGTGGGCTTTTACCAAGGGTTGTTGGCCAAGTCAGGCATGTCGCCTCAAGGACAAAAACAAGCCGAGATTGCGGCTGCCCACAAGGATATTCCCAATCTTGAGCGAATCCTCAAATGGGAAAAGGTCCCATCCACTCTGTCCAAGGCTATTCTTGAGGCACCGGGACGATATGGCCGGGAGGAGGTATTGGAATGGGGTCGTCGGGTAGCCGGTCGGGATTTGCGTCTTGTGAAACCAATCGAACGGCTCACGCAAGTGTATCGATTGCTCGAAGGTACAGGGATTCAAGAGCATCTTCTTTTGGATCTCGGAGAATTTCGTGGCTTTGATTACTATGATGGCATTGTATTCGATGTATTTTCAGGGAAAGTCGGCTGTGAATTAGGAGGAGGCGGGCGTTATAATCACTTGATCGGTCGGTTTGGCCGGGAATTGCCTTCAACGGGATTTGCCTTGGATATCGACCGGGTGTTTCATGCATTGGATCATGTTAGCAGCGAGCAAATTTTATCTTCCTCATCGGTGCTACTCATGTCTCCTCACGTTCGTTATGGGGAGGCATTTAAGGCGGCGCAATATCTTCGATCCAAAGGATTGACCGTGCTTCAGGAGACATTATCGAGTCCAGCCTCTTCGCAGAATCGAGTGGCTCGGAAGCGAGCCATGGAAGCTTCTGTTGGTTGGTTGGTCTTGTTAGGTCACCCTCGTACCAAGTCTCAAGCCTTTGTCGCCATTCGCATGGGAGCGAAAGGGAATCCACAACGAACTCTTCGGCTTGAAGAGTTACCGGGCTTGATTCAGAAGGAAACTCATGCCTCAGACTGA